A genomic window from Photobacterium gaetbulicola Gung47 includes:
- a CDS encoding glycine betaine ABC transporter ATP-binding protein (COG4175): MTKPLIEVSGLYKIFGPKSTSVIERVKQGDSKDKILNDTGHTVGLKDINLKINKGEIFVIMGLSGSGKSTLIRHFNRLIDPTLGKILVEGTDVMQLSADELVTFRRHKMSMVFQRFGLLPHRTVVDNVAYGLEIQGIKKAKRLAKATEWLEAVGLQGYENQYPSQLSGGQQQRVGLARALSTDAEILLMDEAFSALDPLIRSEMQDQLIELQEKLHKTIIFITHDLDEALRLGDRIAILKDGELVQQGSPDQILLHPADEYVEAFVKDVNRARALTVETVMQPPAYRITAKTIEEALVEMKRIKQDYAYNVTEDGYQGVITKESLLDAAKTGASQDLKQDIYEKVPVISPDSAIEEVLPDTMSCDYSLPVVDEDGNLQGELERSAVAEIFSDISEVKPSPKEAPSAHPVMDKAC, from the coding sequence ATGACTAAACCATTAATTGAAGTTAGCGGTCTATACAAGATTTTTGGCCCAAAATCGACATCGGTGATTGAACGGGTTAAGCAGGGTGACAGCAAAGATAAAATACTCAACGATACCGGCCATACAGTAGGGCTCAAAGACATTAACCTGAAGATAAACAAAGGGGAAATCTTTGTCATCATGGGCTTATCGGGCTCCGGGAAGTCAACCTTAATACGTCACTTCAACCGCTTGATCGACCCGACATTGGGAAAAATCTTGGTCGAGGGAACTGATGTGATGCAGCTATCGGCTGATGAGTTAGTTACCTTCCGTCGGCACAAAATGTCGATGGTTTTCCAACGTTTTGGCTTATTGCCTCACCGAACCGTCGTCGATAATGTCGCTTACGGGCTTGAGATCCAAGGGATCAAAAAAGCTAAACGGCTAGCCAAAGCCACCGAGTGGCTTGAAGCCGTCGGACTGCAAGGGTACGAAAACCAATATCCTTCTCAATTATCTGGCGGCCAGCAGCAACGGGTCGGCCTTGCCCGGGCGCTAAGCACCGATGCGGAAATCCTACTGATGGACGAAGCCTTTTCGGCCTTGGATCCACTGATCCGCAGTGAGATGCAAGACCAGCTCATTGAGCTTCAGGAAAAGCTGCACAAGACCATTATTTTTATCACCCACGACTTGGACGAAGCCTTGCGGTTAGGTGATCGCATTGCGATTCTCAAAGACGGCGAGCTGGTGCAGCAAGGCTCTCCTGATCAAATCCTGCTACACCCTGCCGATGAATATGTTGAGGCCTTCGTCAAGGATGTCAATCGCGCCCGGGCTCTGACTGTTGAAACCGTCATGCAGCCGCCCGCTTACCGGATCACGGCAAAAACTATCGAAGAAGCCTTGGTGGAGATGAAGCGAATCAAGCAAGATTACGCCTATAATGTCACCGAAGATGGGTACCAGGGCGTCATCACCAAAGAGAGTTTGCTTGATGCAGCCAAGACCGGTGCCAGCCAAGACCTAAAGCAAGATATCTATGAAAAAGTGCCAGTTATCTCTCCTGATTCAGCCATTGAAGAAGTGCTGCCTGACACCATGTCATGTGATTACTCTTTGCCCGTTGTTGACGAAGATGGCAACTTGCAAGGTGAATTGGAACGCAGCGCGGTTGCAGAAATCTTCTCTGACATTAGCGAGGTCAAGCCTTCCCCAAAGGAAGCACCGAGCGCCCATCCCGTGATGGATAAAGCCTGTTAG
- a CDS encoding glycine betaine/L-proline ABC transporter permease protein (COG4176) — MPGPFGAPVKKELNMSESNWLSEFPEMDRSDLRAIRKTLDGAYRDFSREYGDLIESFFDPLLSFLVWFEKLLISTPWVIVLGVCTALIYAASRSWKLSLSCCVSLTLIGYFGMWEDTMRTLSIITVCTLLAIVMGIPIGIAMARSNRVQALVTPLLDVMQTMPAFVYLIPVVMLLGIGKIPGLIAVVIYAIPPVIRLTNLGIRLVDKEVLEAATAFGANKKQRLLGVQLPLAMPTIMAGINQTIMMALSMVVIASMIGVKGLGQPVLKSITNQYFTLGLLNGLAIVALAILFDRASQAYAKRTQAHLGELTHD, encoded by the coding sequence ATGCCGGGGCCCTTCGGGGCTCCGGTAAAAAAGGAATTAAACATGTCAGAGTCTAATTGGCTAAGCGAGTTTCCGGAGATGGATCGCTCTGATCTCCGTGCAATCCGCAAAACACTAGATGGGGCCTACCGTGATTTTTCACGTGAATACGGCGACCTCATTGAATCTTTCTTCGATCCTCTTCTCTCTTTTCTCGTCTGGTTTGAAAAGCTCCTCATTTCCACCCCCTGGGTGATTGTGCTTGGCGTTTGTACCGCGCTAATCTACGCGGCAAGCCGCTCCTGGAAACTGTCACTGAGCTGTTGTGTTTCCCTCACCCTCATTGGCTATTTTGGCATGTGGGAAGATACCATGCGCACCCTCAGCATAATTACGGTATGTACCCTGCTTGCCATTGTGATGGGTATACCCATCGGTATCGCGATGGCTCGCTCTAACCGCGTGCAAGCACTCGTCACGCCACTATTGGACGTAATGCAAACCATGCCCGCCTTTGTCTACCTAATACCGGTGGTGATGCTGCTGGGGATCGGTAAAATCCCGGGATTAATTGCTGTAGTGATCTACGCTATCCCGCCTGTGATCCGCCTGACAAACCTGGGGATCCGGCTGGTCGATAAAGAAGTATTAGAAGCCGCGACAGCGTTCGGGGCCAATAAAAAACAACGCTTGCTCGGTGTTCAGCTTCCTTTGGCCATGCCGACCATTATGGCCGGGATCAACCAGACCATAATGATGGCGCTATCTATGGTTGTTATTGCCTCAATGATCGGTGTGAAAGGACTGGGCCAGCCTGTACTTAAATCGATAACCAATCAATACTTTACCCTGGGGCTATTAAACGGCCTTGCTATTGTTGCCCTTGCAATCCTGTTTGATCGCGCTTCACAGGCTTATGCCAAACGCACTCAAGCCCACCTGGGAGAACTCACCCATGACTAA
- a CDS encoding acetoacetyl-CoA synthetase (COG0365): MTNQDPNGNGYHSDTQPKLLWMPEKDRIHNSRLYQFMVELSEKKNILYHDYNQLHHWSVSHSEEFWSMVWDFCKVEGAKKPPVAFCPPESTTPAKDTQWFPYAKLNYAENLLRDWRTRAAADAIIFQCEGDPEQRQHLSWQQLYRQTSQVASFLHNHGVKKGDVVAGYLPNIPQTVVAMLATASLGAIWTSTSPDFGTESVIERFGQTQPKVLFFAQGYQYNGKPVSYRDKVAEVSASIPGLEHVVEISAVAPSPGQSTKTAIPDTVSQHFWHDILDSTVPCELGFTPVPFDHPLYILYSSGTTGKPKCIVHSVGGTLLNHLKEHQLQTDIRAGDKVFYFTTCGWMMWNWLVSGLACGATLVLYDGSPFYPDGNVLWQLAEQEQITLFGTSAKYLETLEKQGYRPKDNTDLSSLRTLCSTGSVLAPEQFDYVYDAIHDDIQLASISGGTDICGCFAIGNPLGPVYRGECQGLALGMDVQVFNDNGQAIYQQQGELVCRNSFPNQPVGFWNDPDGSKYHNAYWNSFPGVWHHGDFVSLSSTGGMVFYGRSDAVLNPSGIRIGTAEIYRQVNRLEEVKDSLVIGQNKGTDVRVVLFVQLTEGELLTDELKARIQKTIREHCSPRHVPEVILAVKDVPRTKSGKLVELAVRNIVHNQPVKNIGALANPESLEEFKDRDELKI; the protein is encoded by the coding sequence ATGACGAACCAAGATCCTAACGGCAATGGTTATCACTCGGACACTCAGCCAAAACTGCTATGGATGCCGGAAAAAGATCGCATCCACAATAGCAGGCTGTATCAATTCATGGTTGAGTTGAGCGAGAAAAAAAACATCCTCTATCATGACTATAATCAGCTCCACCATTGGAGTGTCAGCCACAGTGAAGAATTCTGGAGCATGGTGTGGGACTTCTGCAAAGTCGAGGGGGCCAAGAAGCCCCCAGTGGCATTTTGCCCGCCAGAGAGCACAACCCCGGCCAAGGATACCCAATGGTTCCCCTATGCCAAGCTCAACTATGCCGAAAACCTGCTTCGCGACTGGCGTACCCGCGCCGCGGCGGATGCCATCATATTCCAGTGCGAAGGCGATCCCGAGCAGCGCCAGCACCTCAGTTGGCAACAGCTCTACCGGCAAACCTCGCAGGTCGCCAGTTTTCTCCATAACCATGGGGTCAAAAAAGGCGATGTCGTCGCCGGCTACCTGCCCAATATCCCCCAAACTGTCGTCGCGATGCTGGCCACAGCTTCTCTGGGGGCTATTTGGACGTCGACGTCACCGGATTTCGGTACCGAAAGCGTCATTGAGCGCTTCGGACAAACCCAACCCAAGGTGCTGTTTTTCGCCCAGGGTTACCAGTACAACGGCAAACCCGTCTCCTACCGCGACAAAGTCGCTGAGGTAAGCGCCAGTATTCCCGGGCTGGAGCATGTAGTCGAAATATCCGCAGTAGCACCTAGCCCGGGCCAATCCACCAAAACAGCCATACCAGATACCGTCAGCCAGCATTTTTGGCACGACATACTCGACAGCACGGTACCCTGCGAGCTCGGCTTCACTCCGGTCCCGTTCGACCACCCGCTCTATATCCTCTATTCGTCAGGTACAACGGGAAAACCCAAATGTATTGTGCACAGCGTTGGCGGCACCCTCCTCAACCACCTGAAAGAGCATCAGCTGCAAACGGACATCCGGGCTGGGGACAAGGTCTTCTACTTCACAACTTGCGGCTGGATGATGTGGAACTGGCTCGTATCTGGCCTTGCCTGCGGCGCAACCTTGGTGTTGTATGACGGCTCGCCCTTCTATCCCGACGGCAACGTTTTGTGGCAGCTAGCCGAGCAAGAGCAGATAACTTTGTTTGGTACCTCGGCCAAGTACCTTGAGACCTTGGAAAAGCAAGGCTATCGCCCCAAAGACAACACAGACCTATCCTCGCTGCGTACCCTGTGCTCTACCGGCTCAGTGCTTGCCCCTGAGCAATTTGATTATGTCTATGACGCTATCCATGATGATATTCAACTCGCCAGCATTTCAGGCGGTACCGACATCTGCGGCTGCTTTGCCATTGGTAACCCTCTCGGCCCGGTTTACCGTGGTGAATGCCAAGGATTGGCACTGGGGATGGACGTACAGGTCTTCAATGACAATGGCCAAGCGATTTACCAACAGCAAGGTGAGCTCGTCTGCCGCAACAGCTTTCCCAATCAACCGGTTGGATTCTGGAACGATCCAGACGGCAGCAAGTACCACAACGCCTATTGGAATAGCTTCCCCGGTGTTTGGCATCATGGCGACTTCGTCAGCCTATCCAGTACCGGGGGGATGGTGTTCTACGGCCGATCCGATGCGGTTCTTAACCCTAGCGGAATAAGAATAGGTACCGCTGAAATATACCGCCAGGTAAACCGGTTGGAGGAAGTCAAAGACTCGCTGGTTATCGGCCAGAACAAAGGCACCGATGTTCGTGTTGTCTTGTTTGTCCAATTAACCGAAGGGGAACTGCTCACAGACGAGCTGAAAGCCCGTATCCAGAAGACGATCCGCGAGCACTGCTCGCCGCGCCATGTGCCGGAAGTGATCCTGGCGGTAAAAGATGTCCCCCGCACCAAGTCGGGCAAGCTGGTCGAGTTGGCCGTGCGCAATATCGTCCACAACCAACCGGTGAAAAATATCGGTGCACTGGCCAACCCTGAATCTTTGGAAGAGTTTAAGGACAGGGATGAGTTGAAGATTTAA
- a CDS encoding putative glutathione S-transferase family protein (COG0625): MKLYDYYRSSASYRVRIALNIKGLNYQQVAVSLLDNEQRSTAYAELNPSQLVPGFSPAATEPADALTLEGGSGGDTGILSQSLAIIEYLDECYPEPALLPSDPWHKAQCREIALIVACDIHPLNNLRVLNYLNSELGVSQNEKMIWYHHWLKQGFQSLETLSRRYHTQFTCTETPSLADICLIPQLYNAKRFGFDTKHYPRLLEIEQRCLQLPPFQQAHPDNQ; encoded by the coding sequence GTGAAATTGTATGATTACTATCGCTCATCGGCATCGTACCGGGTGCGAATTGCGCTAAACATAAAGGGACTCAACTACCAACAGGTAGCGGTTTCGCTACTCGACAACGAGCAGCGCAGTACCGCCTACGCTGAACTTAACCCCAGCCAACTGGTGCCTGGCTTTTCACCCGCCGCAACAGAGCCAGCAGATGCTTTGACGCTAGAGGGGGGCTCTGGCGGTGATACCGGGATATTGAGCCAGTCGCTAGCCATCATTGAATATCTGGACGAGTGTTACCCCGAACCGGCATTACTCCCCAGCGATCCGTGGCACAAAGCACAGTGTCGAGAGATCGCCCTCATTGTAGCCTGTGACATTCATCCCCTGAACAATTTGCGGGTTCTCAACTATTTAAACAGTGAACTGGGGGTCAGCCAGAATGAGAAAATGATTTGGTATCACCACTGGCTGAAACAAGGTTTCCAAAGCCTGGAAACTCTTTCTAGACGTTATCACACCCAGTTTACCTGCACTGAAACGCCTTCCCTAGCCGATATCTGCCTGATCCCTCAACTCTACAATGCCAAGCGATTCGGATTTGACACTAAGCATTACCCAAGGCTGCTAGAGATCGAGCAACGTTGTTTGCAACTGCCTCCATTTCAACAGGCCCACCCGGATAACCAGTAA
- a CDS encoding putative fumarylacetoacetate hydrolase family protein (COG0179), with protein sequence MKLASLNHGRDGQLIVVSRDLKMAVHAHDIAPTLQFALDNWHEVEADLQHLYRNLNDGIAQHTFPFNLALCSSPLPRAYQWADGSAYVNHVELVRKARGADMPESFWTDPLMYQGMSDGFLAPTEDIKVADEQWGIDFEGEIAIVTDDIAMGTRTEEVHGHIKLLMLVNDVSLRNLIPAELAKGFGFFQSKPSSAFSPVAVTPDELGNSWHDYKLHHRLTVHLNGELFGQPHAGTDMTFNFAELIQHVAKSRAICAGSIIGSGTVSNKDRSSGSCCLAERRMLEILEYGHAETPFMKFGDTVKIEMFDDSGHSIFGAIEQTVVRYKHHYHDEDLNHHNPHHQQ encoded by the coding sequence GTGAAACTTGCATCGCTCAACCACGGCCGCGACGGCCAACTCATTGTGGTTTCCCGTGACCTGAAAATGGCTGTACATGCCCATGACATCGCGCCAACATTGCAATTCGCCCTCGATAACTGGCACGAAGTCGAAGCAGACTTGCAGCATTTATACCGCAACCTCAATGACGGTATCGCGCAACATACCTTCCCTTTCAATCTGGCTTTATGCAGCTCCCCCCTTCCGCGGGCCTATCAGTGGGCCGATGGTAGCGCTTACGTCAACCATGTCGAGCTAGTCCGTAAGGCCAGGGGGGCGGACATGCCGGAGAGTTTCTGGACCGATCCCTTGATGTACCAAGGCATGTCAGATGGTTTCTTGGCCCCTACCGAAGATATCAAGGTTGCCGACGAGCAATGGGGGATCGATTTTGAAGGGGAAATAGCCATTGTCACCGACGATATTGCGATGGGCACCCGCACCGAAGAAGTCCATGGCCATATCAAGCTGCTGATGCTGGTCAACGATGTCTCGCTACGCAACCTGATCCCGGCTGAACTTGCCAAAGGATTTGGGTTTTTCCAGTCCAAACCGTCGTCGGCCTTCTCGCCTGTTGCCGTGACGCCGGATGAACTGGGTAACAGCTGGCATGATTACAAACTCCATCACCGGCTCACTGTTCACCTCAACGGGGAGTTATTCGGCCAGCCCCATGCCGGCACTGACATGACGTTTAATTTCGCCGAGCTTATACAACATGTAGCCAAAAGCCGGGCCATTTGCGCCGGTAGCATAATCGGCTCGGGAACAGTCTCGAATAAAGATCGCAGCAGCGGTTCGTGCTGCCTTGCCGAGCGCCGTATGCTGGAGATCTTAGAGTATGGTCATGCTGAAACGCCTTTCATGAAATTTGGCGATACGGTCAAGATCGAAATGTTCGACGACAGCGGCCACTCCATTTTCGGGGCCATAGAACAAACCGTCGTTCGATACAAACATCACTATCACGATGAAGATTTGAACCACCATAACCCGCATCATCAGCAATAA
- a CDS encoding hypothetical protein (COG2113), translating to MKVKTPLLLAISALALNANASECGKVTIADMNWSSASLIANIDRFILEHGYECDAELIPGDTMPTGTSMIEKGQPDVAPELWSNSLKDALDKGVAERRLRYAGKALVDGGEEGFWVPAYLVDKYPEMKTIEGVEKHAKLFEHPEDPDKSAFYSCPAGWNCQISAGNLFKAMKLDESGFVIVDPGSAAGLSGSIAKAYERQEPWFGYYWAPTAVLGKYDMVKVDFGSGIDQDEFVNCITQEECESPKTTMYPPSPVHTITTEKFASRSPEAYEYFTKRGFTNADMNQILAWMEDNQADGEEAMFYFLEEYPQIWQQWVPQDVAKKVQDAL from the coding sequence ATGAAAGTCAAAACCCCATTACTGCTTGCCATAAGCGCACTGGCATTGAATGCCAATGCTAGCGAATGTGGGAAAGTCACCATTGCTGACATGAACTGGAGTTCAGCTAGCCTTATCGCCAATATCGACCGCTTTATTTTGGAGCACGGCTATGAGTGTGACGCTGAACTTATTCCGGGCGACACCATGCCAACCGGCACATCGATGATAGAAAAAGGCCAGCCCGATGTTGCACCGGAACTTTGGAGCAATAGTCTAAAGGATGCGCTGGATAAAGGTGTTGCCGAGAGGCGTCTGCGCTATGCAGGCAAAGCGCTTGTAGACGGCGGTGAAGAAGGATTCTGGGTACCCGCTTACCTTGTTGATAAATATCCAGAGATGAAAACCATTGAAGGTGTTGAGAAACACGCCAAACTCTTTGAGCATCCAGAAGATCCCGACAAGTCAGCCTTCTATAGCTGTCCGGCGGGCTGGAACTGCCAAATCAGTGCTGGCAACCTCTTCAAGGCGATGAAGCTTGATGAATCAGGCTTTGTGATTGTCGATCCTGGCTCAGCCGCAGGGTTGTCCGGATCGATTGCCAAGGCCTATGAGCGACAGGAGCCTTGGTTTGGCTACTACTGGGCACCGACAGCGGTACTGGGCAAATACGACATGGTTAAAGTCGACTTCGGCAGTGGTATTGACCAGGACGAGTTTGTTAACTGCATCACCCAAGAGGAGTGTGAGTCTCCCAAGACCACTATGTACCCGCCATCACCGGTACATACCATTACCACGGAAAAGTTTGCGTCTCGATCACCTGAGGCCTACGAATACTTCACCAAGCGTGGTTTCACCAATGCCGACATGAACCAGATTCTGGCATGGATGGAAGATAATCAAGCTGATGGTGAAGAAGCAATGTTCTATTTCCTCGAGGAGTACCCACAAATCTGGCAGCAATGGGTGCCACAAGATGTCGCGAAAAAGGTGCAGGACGCACTCTAA
- a CDS encoding putative TldD protein (COG0312), whose translation MLNPATAQAVIDHALFLGADFAELFVEHHQSSSVELLSGDIDKVNSGIDFGIGVRLFFGHKVLYGYTNSTDEEELKRVTSLLAAKDKRDQIANAGALNLNRYQSKHTCHQPLSQNPNLEAKIAFLRQCDTAARDEDDKINQFIGRILQREQQIEIFNSTGLHIGDTRHYTRVAATAIAQNGSEQSTGFEAPGALTGWEFNTQLDARELGQTVAKQAMVKLFADNCPSGEMPVIIGNGFGGVIFHEACGHLLETTSVAKKASVFHDKMGEMIANPAVSAVDDGTMTNEWGSINIDDEGMETQRTQLIKDGQLTSFMVDHMGSLKTGFAPTGSGRRESYKFAPTSRMRNTFIEPGDSSLDEMIANVEKGIYAKKMGGGSVQPGTGEFNFAVQEAYLVENGKITKPLKSATLISTGPKVLKEISMIGRDFALAAGMCGSVSGSVPTTVGQPALKVDNILVGGN comes from the coding sequence ATGCTAAACCCTGCAACAGCACAAGCAGTGATCGACCATGCCCTCTTCCTTGGAGCCGATTTTGCCGAACTGTTCGTTGAACACCACCAGTCCAGCTCTGTCGAGCTTCTATCTGGTGATATCGACAAAGTAAATTCCGGTATCGATTTTGGTATTGGTGTTCGCTTATTCTTCGGCCACAAAGTGCTTTATGGCTACACCAACAGCACCGACGAGGAAGAACTTAAACGCGTCACCAGCCTACTCGCCGCCAAAGACAAACGCGACCAAATCGCCAATGCGGGCGCACTCAACCTCAACCGCTACCAGAGCAAACATACTTGCCACCAACCCTTGAGCCAAAACCCGAACCTTGAGGCCAAGATTGCTTTCCTGCGCCAGTGTGATACTGCCGCGCGGGATGAAGATGACAAGATCAACCAGTTCATCGGCCGTATCTTGCAGCGCGAGCAACAAATCGAGATTTTCAACTCAACGGGACTGCACATTGGTGATACCCGCCATTATACCCGTGTCGCGGCTACCGCCATTGCCCAGAACGGCAGCGAGCAGTCTACGGGCTTCGAAGCACCGGGGGCGCTGACGGGTTGGGAATTCAATACCCAGCTTGATGCCAGAGAGCTTGGCCAAACTGTTGCGAAACAAGCTATGGTCAAACTCTTTGCCGACAATTGCCCGTCAGGTGAAATGCCTGTCATTATCGGCAATGGGTTTGGAGGGGTCATTTTCCACGAAGCGTGTGGCCACCTGCTAGAGACAACTTCGGTTGCCAAAAAAGCCTCAGTCTTCCACGATAAAATGGGCGAAATGATTGCCAATCCTGCAGTCAGTGCGGTTGATGACGGTACGATGACCAACGAGTGGGGCTCAATCAATATCGATGACGAAGGGATGGAAACCCAGCGCACCCAATTAATCAAAGACGGTCAGTTGACCAGCTTCATGGTTGATCACATGGGCTCACTCAAAACTGGCTTTGCGCCTACCGGCTCAGGCCGTCGCGAGTCTTACAAATTTGCCCCGACTTCAAGAATGCGTAACACCTTCATCGAGCCGGGTGATAGCTCGCTGGACGAGATGATTGCTAACGTCGAAAAAGGCATTTATGCCAAGAAGATGGGCGGCGGCTCGGTGCAGCCGGGTACGGGTGAATTCAACTTTGCCGTCCAGGAGGCTTACTTGGTTGAAAACGGCAAGATCACCAAACCACTTAAATCAGCCACGTTGATCAGCACGGGACCTAAAGTGCTTAAAGAAATCTCCATGATCGGACGTGATTTTGCCTTGGCCGCAGGAATGTGTGGCTCAGTGAGCGGTTCGGTGCCAACCACCGTTGGCCAGCCAGCGCTTAAAGTGGACAACATTCTTGTAGGGGGTAACTAA
- a CDS encoding hypothetical protein (COG4175): MNQETKTMEVPVAIADRVQALIDGHLAKEKFNAERREVVNNFLAMDGLSCEMAVYSLPQGELLDTLRFVYELSGTNSKFIKNILTLARENPKKVLSDSQRASAKSMLFNLLNDPSVISAMKESS; the protein is encoded by the coding sequence ATGAATCAAGAAACAAAAACCATGGAAGTGCCTGTAGCTATCGCCGACAGAGTTCAGGCGTTGATTGACGGCCATTTAGCCAAAGAGAAGTTCAATGCTGAACGCAGGGAAGTGGTAAACAATTTTCTTGCGATGGATGGACTGAGCTGTGAAATGGCGGTTTACAGTTTGCCTCAGGGTGAGCTGCTCGATACCCTCCGCTTTGTCTATGAGCTATCCGGAACTAACAGCAAGTTCATCAAGAATATCCTAACCCTCGCCAGGGAAAACCCAAAGAAGGTGCTATCCGATTCCCAGCGAGCATCAGCTAAAAGCATGCTCTTTAACTTGCTGAATGACCCATCGGTTATCTCTGCGATGAAAGAGAGCTCATAA
- a CDS encoding putative cobalamin synthesis protein (COG0523), whose translation MRIPTNVITGFLGVGKTTTILNLLKNKPADEKWAVLVNEFGEIGIDGAILTDSGAMIKEVPGGCMCCTAGVPTSVGITALLRQNPDRLLIEPTGLGHPHKIISVLTSNQFKDYIDLKATVALVDPRNLSNKKYTENQNFNDQLDVAEIVIGNKLDECDEVDVGIFEHWVATQQPKKLVSMLVKQGEFPANLLDTDRAEQNEAPAMEAHHHEHAEMEPQFQLPPNQKFIRKENKGQGYFSCGWIFGAEITFDFDQLFAMLCNLTAERVKGVVNTNKGCHAFNVNNGVVSVNQVTLEGFESRLEVIDSQLMPWDELEQVLLGISDL comes from the coding sequence ATGCGCATACCAACGAATGTTATCACCGGTTTCCTTGGTGTTGGAAAAACCACAACGATCCTCAACCTGCTTAAGAACAAGCCAGCCGATGAAAAGTGGGCGGTTCTGGTCAACGAATTTGGTGAAATCGGGATTGATGGTGCCATTCTGACCGATTCCGGTGCGATGATCAAAGAGGTTCCGGGCGGCTGTATGTGCTGTACAGCCGGAGTACCGACATCCGTCGGGATCACGGCCTTGCTTCGCCAGAACCCCGATCGATTGCTGATTGAGCCGACCGGACTTGGCCATCCGCATAAGATCATCTCGGTTCTGACTTCAAACCAGTTCAAGGACTACATCGACTTGAAAGCGACGGTGGCTCTGGTTGACCCCCGTAACCTTTCCAATAAAAAGTATACGGAAAACCAGAACTTCAACGATCAACTTGATGTGGCAGAAATTGTTATTGGCAATAAGCTTGATGAGTGTGATGAGGTTGATGTCGGTATCTTCGAGCACTGGGTAGCCACCCAACAGCCAAAGAAACTGGTGAGTATGCTGGTAAAGCAGGGCGAGTTTCCAGCCAACCTGCTTGATACGGACAGGGCTGAACAAAACGAGGCACCGGCAATGGAGGCCCATCACCATGAGCATGCAGAAATGGAGCCCCAGTTCCAGTTGCCGCCGAACCAGAAGTTTATCCGCAAGGAAAACAAAGGTCAGGGCTACTTCAGCTGTGGCTGGATTTTTGGTGCCGAAATCACTTTTGACTTTGACCAACTGTTTGCCATGTTGTGTAACTTGACGGCTGAGCGGGTCAAAGGCGTGGTTAATACTAATAAGGGCTGCCACGCGTTCAACGTCAACAATGGTGTAGTGTCTGTTAACCAAGTGACTCTGGAAGGGTTTGAAAGCCGCCTCGAAGTGATCGACAGTCAGCTCATGCCCTGGGATGAATTAGAGCAGGTACTGTTGGGTATCTCAGATTTATAA